A DNA window from Anastrepha ludens isolate Willacy chromosome 6, idAnaLude1.1, whole genome shotgun sequence contains the following coding sequences:
- the LOC128865705 gene encoding alpha-amylase A-like — protein MFLTKASFCAYLVLAISSASVSAQFSPNYVPGRTTMVHLFEWKWNDIAAECENFLGPKGYAGVQVSPVNENVVIGNRPWWERYQPISYLLTTRSGNEEQFANMVKRCNNVGVRIYVDAVFNHMAADNANARGTGGSTADPSRKSFPAVPYSSTDFHTSCGISNYNDANQVRNCELSGLKDLDQSKPWVRDRIVDFLNKLISLGVAGFRVDAAKHMWPTDLKVIYNRVNNLSTAHGFASGTRPFIFQEVIDLGGEAVSKNEYTDLGVVTEFAHSNSIGKVFRGKDELRWLVNWGPQWGFLNSDRAFIFVDNHDNQRGHGAGGADILNYKTAKQYKMASAFMLAHPFGITRVMSSFAFSNTDQGPPTTDGTTIASPIFNADNSCSGGWICEHRWREIYNMVGFRNIVAGTSVQNWWDNGGNQIAFCRGNKGFVAFNGDTSDLNASLQTCLPTGTYCDIISGEKSGSICTGKSVVVRADGRATITIAINEADGVLAINVESKL, from the exons ATGTTCCTGACCAAAGCAAGTTTTTGCGCATATTTGGTCTTGGCAATTTCGAGCGCAAGCGTTAGCGCCCAATTTAGTCCAAACTATGTGCCGGGAAGGACCACAATGGTTCACCTCTTCGAGTGGAAATGGAACGACATTGCTGCTGAATGTGAAAATTTCCTTGGCCCCAAAGGCTATGCTGGTGTCCAG GTTTCACCGGTAAATGAAAATGTAGTTATCGGAAATCGTCCTTGGTGGGAGCGTTACCAACCTATATCCTATCTTCTGACCACCCGATCGGGCAACGAGGAGCAATTTGCGAATATGGTGAAACGTTGCAACAACGTCGGTGTTCGCATCTATGTCGATGCGGTATTCAACCATATGGCCGCCGATAATGCTAACGCGCGTGGCACTGGTGGTTCAACTGCCGATCCCAGCAGGAAGAGCTTCCCAGCTGTGCCCTACTCCAGCACTGATTTTCACACCAGTTGTGGTATTAGTAATTACAATGATGCAAATCAAGTACGTAACTGTGAGCTCTCCGGCTTGAAGGATTTGGATCAGAGCAAACCTTGGGTTCGAGATCGCATTGTTGACTTCCTCAACAAACTTATCAGTTTGGGTGTTGCCGGTTTCCGTGTAGATGCAGCCAAACATATGTGGCCTACTGATTTAAAG gtAATCTACAATCGTGTGAATAATTTAAGCACTGCTCATGGCTTTGCCTCAGGTACGCGTCCGTTTATATTCCAAGAAGTCATAGACTTGGGCGGTGAAGCCGTCTCCAAGAACGAATACACGGACCTGGGCGTCGTTACTGAATTTGCTCACTCTAATTCGATCGGCAAAGTATTCCGCGGTAAGGATGAATTACGTTGGCTAGTCAATTGGGGTCCACAGTGGGGCTTCTTGAACTCTGATCGCGCATTCATTTTCGTGGACAACCATGACAATCAACGTGGTCATGGTGCTGGTGGTGCTGATATCCTCAATTACAAAACAGCCAAGCAATACAAAATGGCCAGTGCTTTCATGTTGGCCCATCCATTTGGTATTACGCGCGTCATGTCTTCATTCGCATTCTCCAATACTGACCAAGGCCCACCCACAACCGATGGCACCACTATTGCCAGTCCCATTTTCAATGCCGATAATTCTTGCAGTGGCGGTTGGATTTGTGAGCATCGTTGGCGTGAAATTTACAATATGGTTGGCTTCAGAAACATCGTTGCGGGCACAAGTGTGCAGAACTGGTGGGACAATGGTGGCAACCAGATCGCCTTTTGCCGTGGCAACAAAGGCTTCGTAGCATTCAATGGTGACACATCTGACTTGAACGCTTCGCTCCAAACCTGCTTGCCAACTGGTACCTATTGCGACATCATCTCTGGTGAAAAATCTGGCTCGATCTGTACGGGCAAGAGTGTGGTGGTCCGTGCTGATGGTCGGGCTACAATAACTATTGCCATAAATGAAGCGGATGGTGTGTTGGCCATAAATGTTGAGTCTAAATTGTGA
- the LOC128868516 gene encoding EF-hand domain-containing family member C2 produces MLRIPGMPFLPGTTFRDMSRTKYPKPQSLMNFQGISMLNDRQTPAMVDAGGMCIDINCPPTATPSFYPPQTGPKLPPWIAYDKKVLGFDAFFKETLHEVYNAPYQVRKVKIMYYLEDGTMQITEPKIDNSGLPQGCLVQRQRIPKPPPCQNEFISILDLNVDTTIEIFDRKYHITNCDIFTRQFLNRSGIAVPDPVDMPVDPTTEMRKRSGKKTHNQPPKKHPFAQFLAFDRKVLKFHGYWDDRSEFGDVRKLGICYYLADDTMDIKEIFPRNSGREGPSLFLKRGKLPREFNGLPLPGQETPQTLLNVLGTSMRNVRYTLDPLNMGEKEVLYYADRDLQIGTVLNVYGRAVVLTDCDEYTQEYYRKRYGIEDFTPAPIPLRGDDCAPTKQKERILPPYNGWGSYEDSEGNCISVEPKPPQSDFKKFIKLDRYVLRFGAKLLSTIRENCERIFVISYYLSDDTIQIFEIAERNSGFLGGEFMKRTRIPLPGQEKFTSKRPQCYQPYNFYIGATMSLKDHIFHIVSADEYTLIYMEHHPYEYPMADIKTIMAKIREAAKADYKSFLCQCLPEGAESIKDVKFIGFDSLKRALINLLNDDITNHEIITVCRYFSAEKAPPQSCNRETVRAAVHLELKRYLWNAMDELKEHLHHINPLNKPFLSETKLRSTIKGCRLPFVPELVDDLLLVLNHNDCGEVEVCDFLNFIDMGCGKVPDIAPMNINFELCPKIPFLHKGRLVNITCFLQHLGLDEETRPKEEPVV; encoded by the exons atgttGCGCATACCAGGAATGCCATTTTTGCCTGGCACCACGTTCCGAGAT ATGTCCCGCACGAAGTACCCGAAGCCCCAGAGCTTAATGAATTTCCAAGGCATCAGCATGCTAAACGATCGCCAAACGCCCGCCATGGTGGATGCGGGCGGCATGTGCATTGACATAAATTGCCCGCCCACGGCCACGCCTTCATTCTATCCTCCACAGACTGGTCCTAAACTGCCACCATGGATTGCGTATGACAAGAAAGTGCTCGGTTTCGACGCGTTTTTCAAGGAGACTTTGCATGAGGTTTACAATGCGCCTTATCAAGTacgaaaagtaaaaattatgtaCTACCTCGAAGATGGCACCATGCAAATCACTGAACCGAAAATTGATAACTCTGGCTTACCACAAGGTTGTTTAGTGCAACGTCAGCGTATACCGAAGCCCCCACCATGCCAAAATGAATTCATCTCGATATTGGACTTGAATGTTGACACAACAATAGAAATATTCGATCGCAAATACCATATAACGAATTGTGATATTTTCACTCGCCAGTTCTTGAATCGTTCTGGTATAGCCGTACCTGATCCGGTCGATATGCCAGT agACCCCACGACTGAAATGCGGAAGCGGTCAGGGAAGAAGACCCACAATCAACCTCCAAAAAAGCATCCATTCGCTCAGTTTTTAGCATTCGATCGAAAAGTACTCAAGTTTCATGGTTATTGGGATGATCGTTCGGAGTTTGGCGATGTGCGGAAATTGGGAATATGTTATTACTTGGCCGACGATACAATGGACATAAAGGAAATTTTTCCACGGAATTCAGGTCGTGAAGGTCCATCACTTTTTCTCAAACGAGGCAAACTCCCAAGG GAATTTAATGGACTTCCGCTACCTGGTCAAGAAACCCCTCAAACGCTTTTGAATGTCTTGGGCACAAGCATGCGAAATGTCCGCTACACCCTCGATCCCCTAAATATGGGCGAGAAGGAAGTACTCTACTACGCTGATCGCGATCTCCAAATTGGCACAGTTCTAAACGTTTATGGGCGTGCCGTTGTCCTCACCGATTGCGATGAGTATACACAGGAGTATTACAGAAAACGA TATGGAATCGAGGACTTCACCCCTGCACCAATACCATTGCGTGGCGACGACTGTGCGCCGACTAAGCAAAAGGAACGAATATTGCCGCCTTACAATGGTTGGGGTTCATATGAGGACTCTGAGGGTAATTGCATATCAGTGGAGCCTAAGCCGCCACAGTCGGACTTTAAGAAATTCATCAAACTGGATCGTTATGTACTACGATTTGGCGCAAAATTGCTATCCACCATACGCGAGAACTGTGAACGCATATTCGTCATTTCCTATTACTTATCCGATGACACAATACAAATCTTTGAAATTGCCGAACGCAACTCTGGCTTCCTTGGTGGCGAGTTTATGAAGCGTACCAGAATACCACTGCCGGGGCAGGAAAAATTCACCTCAAAGCGTCCGCAATGCTATCAACCATATAATTTCTATATCGGTGCCACAATGAGCCTTAAAGATCACATATTCCACATTGTATCCGCCGATGAGTACACTCTCATATACATGGAACACCATCCGTATGAG TACCCAATGGCtgatattaaaacaataatGGCGAAAATCCGTGAAGCGGCAAAGGCGGACTACAAATCCTTCCTGTGCCAGTGCTTGCCCGAGGGTGCCGAGTCGATTAAAGATGTTAAATTCATTGGATTTGATTCACTTAAGCGCGCACTCATTAATCTTTTGAACGACGACATCACCAACCACGAAATAATAACCGTTTGCCGTTACTTTTCGGCGGAAAAAGCGCCGCCACAGTCGTGCAACCGGGAAACAGTGCGCGCTGCTGTTCATTTAGAGTTGAAGCGTTACCTATGGAATGCAATGGACGAACTGAAAGAGCATTTACACCACATCAACCCACTTAACAAGCCATTCCTATCCGAAACTAAATTACGCTCCACGATAAAGGGCTGTCGTTTGCCGTTCGTGCCAGAACTGGTGGATGATCTGCTGCTTGTTTTGAACCATAACGACTGTGGCGAGGTTGAGGTGTGCGACTTCCTTAACTTCATAGATATGGGTTGTGGCAAAGTGCCTGACATAGCCCCGATGAATATCAACTTCGAACTATGCCCCAAGATACCGTTCCTGCATAAGGGTCGTTTAGTGAATATCACCTGTTTCCTGCAGCATTTGGGGCTGGATGAGGAAACAAGGCCTAAGGAAGAGCCCGTTGTTTAA